In Actinobacillus equuli, the genomic stretch ATCTGTTAAGACTAAATCTGCATTTTTTAATGTGAGCGTTTTGCCATTAAAATCAAAATTCTTCACATAAAGTGAGCGTTCTTTTTTAGCTGCGCTTGCACTTTTCGTTACATCATTAAAATCAATGAGCTGATTATCTTTTGCCAAGATTAAGCTATTAAGTGTTGTAGTTCCCTTAGTACTTGAAAGTAACGCTGTACGAGAGCCATCCGTATTCAATACCACATTACCTACGGCTTGCATTCCACTATTTAAGATCCCATCATGATTGACCGTAATTTTAGTTTCTGCACCGATCGCTTGTGTATGGGCAAGGCTTAACATCCCTTGGTTAATATCAATATTTGTTAAATTCGAGCCATTTGTGGCTAAGCGTAAATTGCCTTCTCCAGTTTTAACTAAATGTAACTTACCGTTAAGTGCCGCTGAAAGTGTTTTAGTCACCTGTTCCAAAGAAGCAAACGGCGATACTTTTTCGCCAGAAGCTGTTGATGTAGTAAGTTCTAACGTACGTACTGTATCCTTGGTATTTTTTATTGCCGCCGAGGCATCATTCTGCCCTAATTCAACGCTGGCATTCGCGTTCAACTCAAGTACGCCATTTCTAACCAGATTTAATGTATTACCTTTACCTAAGGCACTATCATGAGTGATATTTAGGGTAATATCGCCGGTATTATTATTACGATGCCCCTGAACGGTAATATTGCCTTTAAAATCATTTGCTTGTGTTAAAGTAATCTCACCGCCTCGATAGCCTTGTCCATCCACAGTCAGATTATGATTACCACTGAGCTTCGCATTCAGCACTAATTCGCCTTCACCGCCAAAGTGATAACCGCTTTGCGTAGCACCTAGCTTAGTTAAACTAACTTTTTCTGAGCCTTTTGCCCCAATAGCTACATTTCTATAGCTTTCTAAGTTAGCTAAATCACTATCTTGTTTAACCAGTAATACCCCTTCAGTTTCAACATCTTTGCTAATATTTTTCATTAAATTCGCATTTGCTATTGCTGCATAACCTAACGAAACTCGAGCCTTACCTAGTGAATCTGTAAATTTAGTATCCAGTTCAACATTACCAACAATGACTTTTCCATTAAAGTTTGGGTTATGTGAAGCAATAACCACCTTACCGGTTTGTTTAGCATTACCAATTGATAACGAAGCGTCTTGTTTCAAATTACCCAATACGGTAACCGTGCCTTTGGCACCACCTAAACGAAGCTGGTTATTTTCGAGTGTTTTATTTTCTTCACCTAACTCAAGTGTACTCGTTGAACCTAAATATAAATTCGTTTTTTCATTAAACGCATTAATGTAATCCGCTAATTTCCCAGAAAATGCCAAGACACCCTGTGAGTCATTTGCAATCACATTTAAGATATTACTTACCTTATCGGTATTGCCCATCGCATTCAGAACACCATTTTCTGACATTGACCAAACAGCCGTTTTGTTACCTAAACTTTTTATATCAGCAATATCTGCCTGTCCGTCTTCGATTCGTGCTGTATTAAAACTATTGGTACCGTTTAATACCGTAGTACCTTTACCATATTTAGTAAAAGAGCCACCACTAACATTGGCATTAATTGTGGTGGTAAAACCTTGCGCCACATTCGAAGTTAATTGACTGCGCTGTGCTAAAGCCACTGTGCCGTTTAATACCGCACCATCTTGTAAACCTTGTTGTGTCTGTTTAGGGTCTAAACCACCGATTATCGTATCGACCGATAAAGTTGCATTATTTTGTACATTAAAAGTCGCCTCTGCTTTCGCTTTTCGACCTACAGTAAATGTAGTCCCTTCTGCTAGTTCCACTTTACCGGCTTTCAGACCCGCCTTCTGAAAATCTGTATCATCAATATAGTTTTCTGAATGCGGCGTATAGTAATTTCCAAGAACAATTCGACCGCTTGTCACATTAAAGTTTCCCTTAATGTCGGAATTACCTTTTAAACGCCATTCCGAATCTTTCGTTTTCGGTGCATATGTGACATTTAACGTACCATTCGCATTTTTATCGTTAAATGAACCTAAGAAAGTACGAGTACCGTTATGCGGCGCAAAGCTAAAGGTACTTTCTTTATCCTTATTACGGTTTGTAATAGTTGCACCGCTATCTAAATGGTAAATATCATTCCATTCTGTAGAAGTACCATTTAAATCTAAAATACCGCCGCGCGTACCAAAGGCAAAACCAACCGTATTGGTATTATCTTTGTTCTTTGTGATTTTTAACTGTTTCTCATCACTTAATACCACCGTACCACGTCCGGAAGCTAAACGAATATGACGCGCCGCATAGCCATCTTTACGCTCAAGATAAGTAGTACCGTCACCAATATTTAATTCGGCTTCATTATTACCATTACCTTGTAAACGGAAGGTTCCTTTACCAATTTTTCGCCAGGTATCGCCTGCTTTGCCGGTGATCGTACTAGTAAGGGTTGCATCTTTATTCACAATATAACCCGCACTATTTAAACGTCCCTTGCCAGTCAGAGTAAAGTTTTGGTTAAAGGTCAAAGAACCCGCGCCCATATTAATATCAGCGTCATCACTGATATTGATCGTGCCACCCTGCCCACCAAAAATCAGATCTTTACTTTTAGACCAAATCCATTGAACTGTCACATCAGCTGCATTCTTGGGTACAGTAGCTAAACCATGATATGTAAACTCCGTACCATCATTAACAGTTAATTTGCCCTCGCCTGTTGTTGTATTTTGGTTTTGCCATGTAATCTGCGTCGTACTACTCGTGGTATTAATCGGTGCATCAATATAGCTTGCAATACGTTCTTCCGTCCATTTCGGTGCTGCACGAAGATAAGAAAATTTATCATAACCTGCACCACCTCCCCCCGATTGGTTTGTTGCAATCAGCCACCATTTTTTATTTGTTTCATCCCACCAAAAAACAGGGCTACCACTATCTCCGGATTTTGTACCAATATCCAATGCCGTCTTAGCTTCATTATTGATATCAATATAATAAGTCTGTTTATCGCCATCTGTAGAATGCCAAATAATTTTGTTCAAACCACCCGAAAGCCATCCGTAACACCGTTCAAATTCACCACAGCCGGTTGCTGCCGTAGAACCGTCAATCGCTCTTACTTGCAAACCTCCGCCAACACGGGCTAATAGTGCCCCGGGCCCCAATTCTTTACCGAGTAATTGTTCTGTTTTATTACTTGGCAACATATCAATTGGATCAACTTCCGTCACAATAGAACGGTAACGTGTAATTTTATAATCGAATCCGTTTGGCGCCCGATTATCAACGGCACGCTTTGTTTGTTCACCTAACTTATAGTAATTTTCGTTTTTATCGGAGCCCTCAAACAAAGTTCCGTCATTATGAATATAAAAACGACGCGCCCAAGTAAGATTATCCGTATAAGAAACATGGGAGACTGAAACCCCGTAACTTGGATTAAAAACGGTAGAATAGCCCCCGTTATAAGAAGTCATATTGCCGGTATCACTATCATTGGTTGCGCTAAAATCAGGCACATTTGCAATTATGCCGGAAAGTGTCCCGTCCGTTTTATATACAGGCACATTAGTTGCGCCAGGTTGGAATACCCCACGGTTTTCCGCAAAATCACGATAAGTTTGTACATCAATATCATGGCGCATTACGCCGGCATTCATGCTTTGAGAGGCAAGTGTCGATAAGACCAAAAGGGAAATTTTCGATTTCCGAAATTTAGATTGGATAAGTTGCATATATTTCTCTTGTAATTGACAAACAACTCCAATACGTTCTTTACATAGGAATTGTCAGCAAATTGTAGGCTTTCTAATGCATGACAACTATTTTACTGATTAGAAAGCCTATTAAAAACGTTCACAAAGCAGTGATGATACAACTAAATTTAAATTAATGTAAATAACTTAAATTACTTTAAATAAAAAAATAAAATGAGATGAGTGAGGAATTACCCTATATCAAAACAACAAGCGGTCAAAATTCGCAAAATTTTTACGAAATTTGACCGCTTGTTAAATGGAAGTATATATAAAATTAGTATTTAAGCGTTTCGCCCTCAGTCGGCACAGCCACTTGTTTTAAGTCTTTTGCTTTCACAAATTCACGCATATCTTTAGTGCTTACCGTCGCATGGTTTACAGCGTCCATATGCACAGTGATGATGGCTGCTTTTGGTGCAACTTTGCGCATTTTTGCCACATCTTCTTTACCCATAATGATCGCATCTTTTGGCTCTAACATTTCGGCACGGCCAGTGTTCATCACGATCACTTCAGGTTTGAAATCTGCAACAACATTATCTACTGATTGATTCCAAATCGTATCACCCACAACGTAAGTGGTTTTCTCGCCTTTCGCTTCCATCACGAAGCCCATCGCATCGCCTAACATTTCCGCTAACATTGGGTTTGCGTACATTGCGTCTGTACCGTGCTGACCGCCTTTAATGCGAGTTAATTTCACGCCGTTAAATTCAGTGTGGTTGCCCACTACACGCACATCTTTAAAACCTTGACCACGAATGATTTTTGCATCGTCCGCATTTTGTACGAAAATCGGTAAATCTTTTGGTAATTTCTCTTGTGCCGCTTTATCCCAGTGATCATCGTGAGTATGAGTAACGATTACCGCTTGCACGCCTTTGATCACATCTTCCGCTGATTGTTTCATATCAATCAATGGGTTACGTTTTTCAAAGTTTACTGTGCCCGCAAAACCTTCATAAGCACCTTTCGTTGCTAAATACGGATCAACTAAGAATGTTGTGCCTGCGTAATTGATTTTTGCCGTTGCGTTACGAACGTGTTGATATTCCAATGCTGACGCTGAATTTGCAACTAATAAACCTAATGTTAATGCTGATAAAGTTGCTTTAAGTTTCATATTGTATCCTTTGTAAAATTTTTCCGAAAAATGACCGCTTGTTGCGGTGTAGGAATATTATGCAGATTTCCCCAAAACAAAAACATTGACTTATTTGCCACAAAACGAAAGATTCAGGTCAAGTTTAATTAAGTGATAAAACGGATAAAACTCACCGAACCTTTGATTTCATTTATAAATGAAACTTTTATCAAGTTTCCAAAAAGTTTAAAATATAATTGAAACTTTTTAAAATTATCACTATAGTATCAATTATAAATTAAGGGAGAGTTATGAAAAAAGATTTAGTCTATCGTAAAAAATATCTAGAAAAAGTTCGTCCATTTATCAGTAAAAGCTTAATTAAAGTCTTCACTGGGCAACGCCGTGTTGGCAAAAGCTACTTACTGTTTCAGATTATGCAAGAGATCCAAGTTGAGGATAGAAACGCCCACATCATTTATATCAATAAAGAAGATCTTGCTTTTAGCCACATCACAAATGCCGAAACGCTAAATTCATTTGTTCAAGAACAGAAAAAGCGCGGTCAGAAAAATTATATTTTTATTGATGAAATCCAAGAAATCACAGATTTTGAACAGGCATTACGCTCACTCCTGCTTGATGATGAACTAGATTTATATTGCACGGGAAGTAATGCTCACTTGCTGTCACGAGATATTGCCGGTGCATTAAGCGGACGGGCGATAGAAATTAACGTACATCCGCTTTCTTATTTTGAATTTTTAGAATTTATGCAGTTAGAAGACAGCG encodes the following:
- a CDS encoding S6 family peptidase — translated: MNAGVMRHDIDVQTYRDFAENRGVFQPGATNVPVYKTDGTLSGIIANVPDFSATNDSDTGNMTSYNGGYSTVFNPSYGVSVSHVSYTDNLTWARRFYIHNDGTLFEGSDKNENYYKLGEQTKRAVDNRAPNGFDYKITRYRSIVTEVDPIDMLPSNKTEQLLGKELGPGALLARVGGGLQVRAIDGSTAATGCGEFERCYGWLSGGLNKIIWHSTDGDKQTYYIDINNEAKTALDIGTKSGDSGSPVFWWDETNKKWWLIATNQSGGGGAGYDKFSYLRAAPKWTEERIASYIDAPINTTSSTTQITWQNQNTTTGEGKLTVNDGTEFTYHGLATVPKNAADVTVQWIWSKSKDLIFGGQGGTINISDDADINMGAGSLTFNQNFTLTGKGRLNSAGYIVNKDATLTSTITGKAGDTWRKIGKGTFRLQGNGNNEAELNIGDGTTYLERKDGYAARHIRLASGRGTVVLSDEKQLKITKNKDNTNTVGFAFGTRGGILDLNGTSTEWNDIYHLDSGATITNRNKDKESTFSFAPHNGTRTFLGSFNDKNANGTLNVTYAPKTKDSEWRLKGNSDIKGNFNVTSGRIVLGNYYTPHSENYIDDTDFQKAGLKAGKVELAEGTTFTVGRKAKAEATFNVQNNATLSVDTIIGGLDPKQTQQGLQDGAVLNGTVALAQRSQLTSNVAQGFTTTINANVSGGSFTKYGKGTTVLNGTNSFNTARIEDGQADIADIKSLGNKTAVWSMSENGVLNAMGNTDKVSNILNVIANDSQGVLAFSGKLADYINAFNEKTNLYLGSTSTLELGEENKTLENNQLRLGGAKGTVTVLGNLKQDASLSIGNAKQTGKVVIASHNPNFNGKVIVGNVELDTKFTDSLGKARVSLGYAAIANANLMKNISKDVETEGVLLVKQDSDLANLESYRNVAIGAKGSEKVSLTKLGATQSGYHFGGEGELVLNAKLSGNHNLTVDGQGYRGGEITLTQANDFKGNITVQGHRNNNTGDITLNITHDSALGKGNTLNLVRNGVLELNANASVELGQNDASAAIKNTKDTVRTLELTTSTASGEKVSPFASLEQVTKTLSAALNGKLHLVKTGEGNLRLATNGSNLTNIDINQGMLSLAHTQAIGAETKITVNHDGILNSGMQAVGNVVLNTDGSRTALLSSTKGTTTLNSLILAKDNQLIDFNDVTKSASAAKKERSLYVKNFDFNGKTLTLKNADLVLTDKVTDSSQVAGKLVLNAASASANSNGTAFFDRSGTLELANGSVLDLKGYSNENGAAKKEIIVNNSSIGTSHWVSDGSDSSNFNNNITFVGNSRLRNGSDSGKKVIFSGNFAGAENTIAQIEGHSPIALTGDLSKFYGRFGLAQKLLEIDGADGQVVNAGFTQNANQKNHGFVHSQNKSLILAGDNRDFTGSISQTSSNGKLTLRGVKAMPILAAELSAQAGEFVFDLAKDEQVTLNPKRSGAGTFVKAGAGVLRFSNTNNTFSGNYRVDNGILAIANTATVANAKAISAQKDGTLQLDFNSTEQVNFDLTGAGNILKTGSGTATFNRDMSYTGLTTIDSGALETKNLAGSVQVNPQGVFYMAQQAVEIAGNFVNKGLVYLNGQTNATVEDKLSVGGNYVGEQGSHLVFDTTLNDDTSRTDKLTIKGNAQGQSTVSVRNFNGQGALTPEGIKLINIQGQSDAEFNLDKRYTAGAFEYVLLKQTQGHEANWLLTSVAPQQTGTSQRILRSEAGAYLAQLKPKHNLNEFMENNDGQSVWLSTFGEQAKFAVETSNQLDVKRNSTGINVGANLFTAQNWRTGVLLGAEKQTLEVIPSYTTYKTNGRSTILNAGAFAQYVQDDGVQFSSSIAYHWDKHRVSTQGFRDDYYSKGFSVNSTLGYRFIMWDKQDFELGLMPKVMYNLESNRMKEHRDINGNQLSSQGWSQEAGSGIALSVGTNNITLATSIDYYKPMKQAKLSINATEFAALNKAYAESKTRLQWRITPNVLLQTDFKKRFGNERNREVSASLNYSF
- a CDS encoding MBL fold metallo-hydrolase, whose protein sequence is MKLKATLSALTLGLLVANSASALEYQHVRNATAKINYAGTTFLVDPYLATKGAYEGFAGTVNFEKRNPLIDMKQSAEDVIKGVQAVIVTHTHDDHWDKAAQEKLPKDLPIFVQNADDAKIIRGQGFKDVRVVGNHTEFNGVKLTRIKGGQHGTDAMYANPMLAEMLGDAMGFVMEAKGEKTTYVVGDTIWNQSVDNVVADFKPEVIVMNTGRAEMLEPKDAIIMGKEDVAKMRKVAPKAAIITVHMDAVNHATVSTKDMREFVKAKDLKQVAVPTEGETLKY